A genome region from Petrotoga sibirica DSM 13575 includes the following:
- a CDS encoding glucoamylase family protein has protein sequence MSKKRYFLVLAVVMLFLSAFSQVVIHDFESTVGLNNDNTGATFELSGRYVYNGKFSTIVVPSGSSEETKLAFELSGERLSKWLGNDTLQLSLYTNPNSSLKPNNFFLGMADVTEGWEWVDGIFSETAPKDGWNLIKYRLSQKMQDISIENKYMLYFSFMHSEGSTKIPLKDPFYVDNLVALNSQEQLTETVYIWNMDTVEEINTFGNDNTGAVFELATDRAAEGLYAMKIIPNGEAIETKIAIELSGEKIISWSDTNKVTMNVYIPKENKIKPTMYFLGMADLTTDWQWIGGVFSQNRVTDGWNKIEFEIAGDMNKLKEGNKYMIYLAFAGFNQNNEKVPLTEPFYVDGIFVEKSSKSKPTVDELLTAVPTNLKEEVKNLLELDDESLLDEIQKRTFMYLWKEVNPENGLVKDRSTPDSASSIAAVGMALSAIPVGIERGWITYDQGYKRTLTTLKTFVEGKVEGINGFYYHFVNMNTGKREWNSEVSSIDTAILVAGALTAGAYFENTEVDELANKLYENVNWQWMLDGGDTLSMGWKPEAGFLGARWDSFNEGLLAYVLAIGSPTYPIPADSWDKIFRPVKNDTYIYLPQETLFVYQYPNIWIDFRDKEDKYANYFNNAAAATRYNWLYAVQNRFKYETYAMDIWGLSASDGPTGYKAYGAVDGNNDGTVAPYASISSIPFTPDISMNAIRGMLSKYGPLVWGEYGFYSAFNVDEVWFSDQYIGIDQGDIILMIENYKTGLIWELFMKNKNVQKALDEIGFIEQVAEYSVTPWYVEEYKRLLTSDEEKLAEAPKISNNINIDGNLEEWKNIPKYEVTEDMNVPAGGIKPVDKRSQVLHSYFQVAWDDQNLYLAADVYDEVVVSNIAPNDVGGYYRTDSIEFYINPAVAGSDTGIFKLAILPFDTEGNVQAVRHEDAKPGPISNTAPKMKVASKRTDSGYVVEVMIPFEYLGITNPQPGLKLGFSHTIHNSNKGDAAIGEYVRENIISWNPLPDIWANPQNWGTLELK, from the coding sequence ATGAGTAAAAAAAGGTATTTTTTAGTATTAGCGGTTGTGATGTTATTTTTATCAGCTTTTTCTCAAGTCGTAATACATGATTTCGAATCTACTGTAGGTTTGAACAATGATAACACTGGAGCAACCTTTGAACTGAGTGGTAGATATGTATACAACGGTAAATTTTCTACGATCGTAGTACCTTCAGGATCATCTGAAGAGACGAAGTTAGCCTTTGAATTATCAGGAGAAAGATTGAGTAAATGGTTGGGTAATGATACATTGCAACTATCCCTTTACACAAATCCAAATAGTTCTTTAAAACCTAACAATTTTTTTCTTGGTATGGCTGATGTTACTGAAGGCTGGGAATGGGTTGATGGGATATTCTCTGAAACAGCACCAAAAGATGGTTGGAATCTAATAAAGTATAGATTATCCCAAAAGATGCAAGATATTTCGATTGAAAACAAATATATGCTTTACTTTTCCTTCATGCATTCTGAAGGATCGACAAAAATTCCTTTAAAAGATCCCTTTTACGTTGACAACTTAGTTGCTTTAAACTCTCAAGAGCAGCTAACAGAAACAGTATATATTTGGAATATGGACACGGTTGAGGAGATAAATACTTTTGGTAACGATAATACAGGGGCTGTTTTTGAATTAGCTACAGACCGTGCAGCTGAAGGGTTATACGCTATGAAGATTATTCCCAACGGTGAAGCAATAGAAACAAAGATAGCAATTGAACTTTCTGGTGAAAAAATTATCTCTTGGTCAGATACCAATAAAGTAACAATGAACGTTTATATACCAAAAGAAAATAAAATAAAACCAACGATGTATTTCTTAGGTATGGCAGATTTAACAACTGATTGGCAATGGATTGGGGGCGTATTCTCTCAAAATAGAGTGACTGATGGATGGAACAAGATAGAATTTGAAATAGCTGGAGATATGAACAAATTAAAAGAAGGAAATAAGTACATGATTTATTTAGCTTTCGCTGGTTTCAATCAAAACAATGAAAAAGTACCTTTAACGGAACCATTCTATGTAGATGGCATTTTTGTAGAAAAATCATCAAAATCCAAACCCACAGTTGATGAATTGTTAACTGCTGTTCCTACAAACCTTAAAGAAGAAGTGAAAAACCTTTTAGAACTTGACGATGAAAGCTTATTAGATGAAATACAAAAAAGAACCTTCATGTACCTTTGGAAAGAAGTAAACCCTGAAAATGGTTTGGTAAAAGATAGAAGTACGCCAGATTCAGCTTCAAGTATAGCCGCTGTTGGAATGGCACTTTCAGCTATTCCAGTAGGTATTGAACGGGGATGGATAACTTATGATCAAGGTTACAAAAGAACGTTAACAACGTTAAAAACCTTTGTAGAAGGCAAAGTCGAAGGAATCAATGGTTTTTACTACCATTTTGTGAACATGAATACTGGCAAAAGAGAGTGGAACAGCGAGGTATCTTCTATCGATACCGCAATACTCGTTGCCGGCGCATTGACAGCCGGAGCCTATTTTGAAAATACGGAAGTAGATGAACTAGCAAATAAATTGTATGAAAACGTGAATTGGCAATGGATGCTTGATGGTGGGGACACTTTGTCCATGGGTTGGAAACCAGAGGCAGGTTTTTTAGGTGCTAGATGGGATTCTTTCAATGAAGGCTTACTCGCCTATGTGTTAGCTATTGGCTCACCAACCTATCCAATCCCTGCAGATTCATGGGACAAAATTTTTAGACCCGTAAAAAACGATACATATATTTATCTACCTCAAGAAACACTGTTCGTATATCAGTATCCTAATATTTGGATAGATTTTAGAGACAAAGAAGACAAATACGCCAATTATTTCAACAACGCAGCCGCCGCAACAAGATATAACTGGTTATATGCTGTACAGAATCGTTTTAAATACGAAACTTACGCCATGGACATCTGGGGTTTAAGTGCTTCTGATGGACCTACAGGATACAAAGCTTACGGAGCTGTTGATGGGAACAACGATGGAACGGTTGCACCCTATGCATCTATATCATCTATACCATTCACTCCTGATATATCAATGAACGCTATCAGAGGAATGTTGAGTAAATATGGACCGTTAGTATGGGGCGAGTATGGATTTTATAGTGCATTCAACGTAGATGAAGTATGGTTCTCTGATCAATACATAGGAATCGATCAAGGAGATATTATTTTAATGATCGAAAATTATAAGACCGGTTTAATTTGGGAACTTTTCATGAAGAATAAAAATGTTCAAAAGGCCTTAGATGAAATAGGATTCATTGAACAAGTAGCTGAATATTCAGTTACTCCTTGGTATGTTGAAGAATACAAACGATTGTTAACTAGTGATGAAGAAAAGTTAGCAGAAGCACCAAAAATTTCAAATAATATAAACATCGATGGAAATTTAGAAGAATGGAAAAACATTCCAAAATATGAAGTAACGGAAGATATGAACGTACCAGCTGGTGGAATCAAACCTGTAGATAAAAGGTCTCAGGTTCTACATAGTTATTTTCAAGTTGCATGGGACGATCAAAACTTGTATTTAGCAGCAGATGTATACGATGAAGTTGTCGTTAGTAACATAGCTCCCAACGATGTCGGTGGTTATTACAGGACAGATTCAATTGAATTTTATATAAACCCAGCAGTTGCTGGTTCTGATACCGGAATTTTCAAATTAGCTATTCTTCCATTTGATACAGAAGGAAACGTCCAAGCTGTACGACACGAAGACGCAAAACCAGGCCCGATATCAAACACCGCACCTAAAATGAAAGTAGCTTCTAAAAGAACAGATTCTGGATATGTTGTGGAAGTCATGATCCCATTTGAATATTTAGGTATAACAAACCCACAACCTGGTTTAAAACTTGGATTTAGTCACACAATCCACAATTCTAACAAAGGAGATGCTGCTATAGGAGAATATGTGAGAGAGAATATAATTTCTTGGAATCCTCTGCCAGATATTTGGGCAAATCCACAAAATTGGGGAACTTTAGAATTAAAATAA
- a CDS encoding sugar ABC transporter substrate-binding protein produces the protein MRKALVVLSVVMFLVSLNFGATKITVWAMGEEAKSLDQLVKLFMEEYPEYEVDIQAIPWANAYDKILTGIAGRQVPDIAQMGTTWMSPFGSMGAFEDLAPYIERSEVVKPENFFKGALETGIVDGKQLGIPWYVDTRAMYYRTDLLAQVGYDHAPQNWDELYDAVKKLVENGSRYGITLYQPQDNYQVLLPFVWQNGGDILDSAGNVIVDQPEFVEAFGYYTRFFTEGLTPIAGGGNLFQDFASGDTPIFFSGPWMVSMIRAQIPQIAGNWDVALMPEKKSRTSFMGGSDLVIFRDSKNKEAAWKFIEFLSRPDIQVKWYQIVNALPSVPKAWEDPLLQSDPMIATFGEQLNDAKAPINIPEFQEISVSIDSRVQEAIYGRKTPEQAAKDLKKDIEKILK, from the coding sequence ATGAGAAAAGCTTTGGTCGTTTTGAGTGTTGTGATGTTTTTGGTTTCATTAAATTTCGGAGCAACAAAGATCACAGTATGGGCTATGGGTGAAGAGGCAAAAAGTTTGGATCAATTAGTCAAGCTTTTCATGGAAGAATACCCTGAATATGAGGTCGATATTCAAGCCATACCCTGGGCAAATGCCTACGATAAAATTTTAACTGGAATCGCTGGCAGACAAGTCCCGGATATTGCACAGATGGGGACAACTTGGATGTCTCCGTTTGGAAGCATGGGGGCATTTGAAGATTTAGCACCGTATATTGAACGATCTGAAGTTGTAAAACCAGAAAATTTCTTCAAAGGTGCATTAGAAACAGGGATAGTTGATGGAAAACAGTTAGGTATTCCTTGGTATGTGGATACTAGAGCTATGTATTACAGAACAGATTTATTAGCACAAGTAGGTTACGATCATGCTCCTCAAAATTGGGATGAGTTATACGATGCTGTAAAGAAGTTAGTTGAAAATGGTAGTAGATATGGCATTACACTTTACCAACCTCAGGATAATTATCAAGTACTGTTACCATTTGTTTGGCAAAATGGTGGAGACATTTTAGACAGCGCCGGAAATGTGATAGTAGACCAACCAGAATTCGTCGAAGCTTTTGGGTATTACACAAGATTCTTCACTGAAGGATTGACTCCAATTGCTGGCGGAGGGAACCTATTCCAAGATTTCGCCTCTGGAGATACACCAATCTTTTTTTCCGGTCCATGGATGGTTAGTATGATAAGGGCACAAATACCTCAAATAGCTGGTAATTGGGATGTTGCGTTAATGCCCGAGAAAAAAAGCAGAACATCCTTTATGGGTGGCAGTGATTTAGTTATTTTCAGAGATTCCAAAAACAAGGAAGCTGCTTGGAAGTTCATCGAGTTCTTGTCTAGACCGGATATTCAAGTAAAGTGGTACCAAATTGTGAACGCACTACCTTCAGTTCCCAAAGCATGGGAAGATCCTTTATTGCAATCAGATCCGATGATAGCAACCTTTGGTGAACAGTTGAATGATGCAAAAGCTCCTATAAACATACCCGAATTTCAAGAGATCTCAGTTTCGATTGATAGCAGAGTTCAAGAAGCGATTTATGGCAGAAAAACGCCAGAACAAGCTGCTAAAGATTTGAAAAAAGATATTGAAAAGATTTTGAAATAA
- a CDS encoding carbohydrate ABC transporter permease, producing the protein MKTPLRSIIGFIGPSIILLLIFMLIPIVVSLVISFTDFDVYAIYDWGRASFIGFENYVNLMQEPLFWRALLNTLYALVVAMPLTVVLALSFAALINREATYFKNFFKVSFYLPSITNTVAIAIVWAWMLNPDYGLINWFLGLFGIQGPNWLGDPLWAMPSVIMLVVWKAVGYNVILFTAGLQNIPDYLYEAAELDGASKFQQFLHVTIPSLRPTIFFVTVMTVIGYLQLFEEPYMLTAGGPLNSTLSIVLYLYRQGFRFFKLGYASSIAFMLFLMIFALTYIQMSARRSEV; encoded by the coding sequence TTGAAGACCCCTTTAAGATCGATTATTGGTTTCATAGGACCTTCAATAATATTATTGTTGATCTTCATGTTAATACCCATAGTAGTTTCTCTGGTGATAAGCTTCACCGATTTCGATGTTTATGCTATATATGATTGGGGAAGAGCTAGTTTTATTGGTTTTGAAAATTATGTAAATTTAATGCAAGAACCTCTTTTTTGGAGGGCGCTACTAAATACGCTATATGCATTAGTTGTTGCAATGCCATTAACGGTAGTTTTGGCTTTAAGTTTTGCTGCCCTTATAAACAGGGAAGCCACGTATTTTAAAAACTTTTTTAAAGTAAGCTTTTATCTACCTTCCATTACAAACACAGTCGCAATTGCTATCGTATGGGCTTGGATGCTCAATCCTGATTACGGATTAATAAATTGGTTTCTGGGTTTGTTTGGAATACAAGGACCTAATTGGTTGGGTGACCCCCTTTGGGCAATGCCATCGGTAATAATGCTTGTAGTTTGGAAAGCAGTTGGTTACAACGTCATTCTCTTCACGGCTGGTTTACAAAATATACCAGATTATTTATACGAAGCTGCCGAGTTGGACGGAGCTTCAAAATTTCAACAATTTTTACATGTTACTATCCCATCGTTGAGGCCAACAATATTTTTCGTTACAGTTATGACTGTAATAGGTTATTTGCAATTATTTGAAGAACCATACATGTTAACCGCAGGCGGACCTTTGAATTCTACTTTATCTATAGTTCTCTACCTGTATCGACAAGGTTTCAGGTTCTTCAAATTAGGGTATGCCTCTTCGATCGCTTTTATGTTATTTTTAATGATATTTGCTTTAACATACATACAAATGAGTGCAAGAAGATCAGAAGTATAA